From a single Corynebacterium kroppenstedtii DSM 44385 genomic region:
- the ileS gene encoding isoleucine--tRNA ligase: MSTSETKSDSPRNPEDATPAGGAYPRVDLAEGSTRFADMEPKVLDFWKKDRTFEESIIQRDGAPEYVFYDGPPFANGLPHYGHLLTGYVKDIIPRYQTMRGKKVARVFGWDCHGLPAELEAEKQLGIKDKGEIESMGLEAFNDYCAKSVLRYTEEWKAYVTRQARWVDFEHGYKTMNLDFMESVMWAFKTLYDKGLIYQGFRVLPYSWAEHTPLSNQETRLDDSYKLRQDPTVTVAFPITGVKEGTSADDSLVGALALAWTTTPWTLPSNLALAVNPNVTYVEVEVGSTGLDEFKGQRVLLAEDLVGAYKKELGKDYKVLSTHPGSDLVGLTYEPIFDYFKDNPNSFQILPADYVTTEDGTGIVHQAPAFGEDDMNTTNQFDIPLVIPVDADGKFTSEVPDYEGQLVFDANKQIIKDLKKAKRIVRHQTIEHSYPHSWRSGQPLIYMALPSWFVSVTKFRDRMVELNHDQVEWLPEHIRDGQFGKWLEGARDWNISRNRYWGSPIPVWVSDNPEYPRVDVYGSLDELERDFGTRPESLHRPYIDELTRPNPDDPTGKSTMHRVPEVLDCWFESGSMPFAQVHYPFENQEWFEKHAPADFVVEYSGQTRGWFYTMHVLATALFDRPAFKRVVAHGIVLGNDGLKMSKSKGNYPNVNEVFDRDGSDAMRWFLMSSPILRGGNLIVTEEGIREGVRQAMLPMWNAYSFLALYASKPAEWSTSSTNVLDRYILAKLHDTIDEVTKALDDTDVARATDEVRWFCDALTNWYVRRSRDRFWAGDTVKPEAFNTLYTVLETLTRVTAPLLPMLSEVLWRALNGGRSVHLADWPSSDAIPSDPDLVKAMDGVRSACSAASSLRKAHHLRNRLPLLSVTVAMPHSSSLEPFADIIRDEVNVKDVILTDDVNSVGRFEAVVNARVAGPRLGKDVQKAIKAVKAGDYTVDGDVLRADDIDLKPEEFTRRLVAVNPDTTAEIEGTEGLVVIDTTMTPELEVEGWAADRIRGIQEARKQAGLNVSDRIALTMYVPDDKVDMVKSQKDTIASEVLATSVEIKAAAEAPSEATDLSDGCFASVAVDLRRDNSDAS, from the coding sequence ATGTCGACGTCGGAGACAAAATCTGATTCTCCCAGGAACCCGGAGGATGCGACTCCTGCGGGTGGCGCATACCCGCGTGTCGATCTTGCAGAAGGATCTACGCGCTTTGCCGATATGGAACCCAAGGTGTTGGATTTTTGGAAGAAAGATCGCACCTTTGAAGAATCAATTATCCAGCGCGATGGCGCCCCAGAGTATGTGTTCTACGACGGCCCTCCCTTCGCAAATGGTTTGCCCCACTACGGGCACTTGCTCACCGGGTACGTCAAGGACATCATCCCCCGGTATCAAACGATGCGTGGCAAGAAAGTTGCCCGCGTCTTTGGGTGGGACTGCCACGGTCTTCCTGCCGAGCTTGAGGCAGAAAAGCAGCTAGGCATCAAGGACAAAGGCGAAATCGAGTCGATGGGGCTCGAAGCCTTTAATGACTACTGCGCGAAGTCCGTCCTTCGCTACACCGAGGAATGGAAGGCGTACGTCACCCGGCAAGCTCGGTGGGTTGATTTCGAGCATGGCTACAAAACCATGAACCTCGACTTCATGGAGTCTGTGATGTGGGCCTTCAAGACTCTCTACGACAAAGGGCTCATCTATCAGGGGTTCCGCGTCCTTCCGTACTCGTGGGCAGAGCACACGCCATTGTCGAATCAGGAGACTCGTCTCGACGATTCGTACAAGCTGCGTCAAGACCCCACCGTTACGGTGGCATTCCCGATCACCGGGGTGAAAGAGGGGACTAGTGCCGACGACAGTCTGGTCGGCGCCTTGGCCCTTGCCTGGACGACGACGCCGTGGACGCTGCCGTCGAACTTGGCGCTGGCTGTTAATCCGAACGTGACCTACGTCGAGGTTGAGGTCGGCAGCACCGGGCTTGACGAGTTCAAAGGTCAACGCGTTCTGCTAGCCGAAGACCTCGTCGGCGCCTACAAGAAAGAACTGGGTAAGGACTATAAAGTCCTCTCCACTCACCCGGGGAGCGACCTCGTCGGCCTGACCTATGAGCCGATCTTCGATTACTTCAAAGATAATCCGAATTCGTTCCAGATCCTCCCGGCGGATTACGTCACGACGGAAGATGGTACGGGTATCGTCCACCAGGCCCCGGCTTTTGGTGAAGACGATATGAACACGACGAACCAGTTTGATATCCCGCTGGTTATCCCCGTGGATGCTGACGGGAAGTTCACGTCTGAGGTCCCGGATTATGAAGGCCAACTGGTCTTTGATGCGAACAAGCAGATCATCAAGGATTTGAAGAAGGCCAAGCGTATCGTGCGCCACCAGACGATCGAGCACTCGTATCCGCACTCATGGCGGTCGGGCCAGCCACTGATCTACATGGCGTTACCGTCGTGGTTTGTGTCGGTGACGAAGTTCCGCGACCGCATGGTTGAGCTCAACCACGACCAAGTTGAGTGGCTCCCGGAGCATATTCGCGACGGGCAGTTCGGGAAGTGGCTCGAAGGCGCCCGCGATTGGAACATCTCCCGAAATCGGTACTGGGGCTCACCCATCCCCGTATGGGTCTCTGATAACCCGGAGTATCCGCGTGTCGACGTCTACGGTTCGCTTGACGAACTCGAGCGAGATTTTGGGACACGTCCCGAGTCGCTTCACCGCCCCTACATCGACGAGCTGACTCGCCCCAACCCGGACGATCCGACGGGCAAGTCGACGATGCACCGCGTGCCAGAAGTTCTCGACTGCTGGTTTGAGTCGGGGTCGATGCCGTTTGCTCAGGTTCATTACCCCTTTGAGAACCAGGAATGGTTTGAAAAGCATGCTCCGGCGGATTTCGTGGTGGAATACTCCGGCCAGACGCGCGGATGGTTCTACACGATGCACGTGTTGGCAACAGCGCTGTTTGATCGGCCAGCGTTCAAACGCGTCGTCGCCCACGGAATTGTCCTGGGTAATGACGGTTTGAAGATGTCCAAATCGAAGGGCAATTATCCGAACGTCAACGAAGTGTTCGACCGCGACGGGTCGGATGCGATGCGCTGGTTCTTGATGTCGTCGCCGATCCTTCGCGGCGGAAACCTGATCGTCACCGAGGAAGGCATCCGTGAGGGCGTGCGCCAGGCGATGCTCCCAATGTGGAACGCGTATTCGTTCCTTGCTCTGTACGCCTCGAAACCGGCGGAGTGGTCGACGTCGTCGACGAATGTCCTGGACCGGTATATCCTCGCTAAATTGCACGACACTATCGACGAAGTCACGAAGGCTTTAGACGATACTGACGTTGCGCGCGCGACGGATGAGGTGCGCTGGTTCTGCGATGCGCTGACAAACTGGTATGTGCGTCGGTCACGTGATCGTTTCTGGGCTGGGGACACGGTCAAGCCGGAAGCCTTTAATACGCTGTATACGGTGCTGGAAACGTTGACTCGTGTGACTGCACCCCTGTTGCCGATGCTCTCGGAGGTGCTGTGGCGTGCCCTGAATGGTGGGCGTTCGGTGCACCTGGCTGATTGGCCTTCGTCTGATGCCATCCCGTCAGATCCTGACTTGGTCAAGGCGATGGATGGTGTGCGGTCCGCGTGCTCGGCTGCGTCGTCGTTGCGGAAGGCTCATCACTTGCGGAACCGGTTGCCCTTGCTGTCGGTGACCGTGGCGATGCCTCATTCGTCGTCCTTGGAGCCATTTGCGGACATCATTCGCGATGAAGTCAATGTCAAGGATGTTATCTTGACTGACGATGTTAATTCCGTGGGACGCTTTGAAGCTGTTGTCAATGCTCGCGTTGCCGGCCCCCGTCTAGGCAAGGATGTCCAGAAGGCGATTAAGGCAGTGAAGGCGGGTGACTACACCGTTGACGGAGACGTTCTTCGTGCCGACGATATTGACCTCAAGCCCGAGGAATTCACGCGTCGTCTTGTTGCGGTGAACCCAGACACGACTGCTGAAATCGAAGGAACTGAGGGCCTGGTTGTCATCGACACCACGATGACGCCGGAGCTCGAGGTTGAAGGCTGGGCGGCCGACCGGATTCGCGGAATTCAGGAGGCCCGCAAACAGGCAGGGCTGAACGTCTCTGACCGCATCGCGTTGACGATGTACGTCCCCGACGACAAGGTCGATATGGTGAAGTCCCAGAAGGACACCATCGCCTCCGAGGTTTTGGCGACCTCGGTCGAGATCAAGGCCGCAGCGGAGGCTCCGTCTGAGGCCACAGACCTGTCGGATGGCTGCTTTGCCTCGGTGGCAGTTGATCTTCGACGCGACAACTCCGACGCGTCATAA
- a CDS encoding DNA polymerase IV: MANTTHDDASQHRWVLHIDMDAFFASCEQLTRPTLRGRPVLVGGVSGRGVVAGASYEARVFGVHSAMPMMRARRLVGYAGITVRPRFDVYKTASRRVMEILREEAGLIEQLSVDEAFMEPDELSGATPDGVRKWAGHLRKRIREETGLPSSVGAGAGKQFAKIGSGLAKPDGTFVIPVQDQHAILDPLPVRKLWGIGPVAEAKLADIGVRTIEQFARMSRTDVEMALGKTNGPALWLLAQGHDPRPVAPRAEAKQVSSESTFSDDVTTLDGVDEGIRAALTKAHRRLMNDGRGARTVTVKLKRADFERHTRSETLPFSTTDWDVLYRVASRLAADPAVFGAVRLVGVSLSGLESARQEALFPDLDPSQGADYRALTEADSDFEAGVVSAANTPTASVDSDELANASTEADAEQPEFDGAPTDASHTETSVWPATIDVYHPKYGHGWVQGSGHGVVSVRFETRTTGKGLVRSFPVDTPELIPADPIDSLEWGDWLGLVHGE, encoded by the coding sequence ATGGCGAACACCACGCACGACGATGCCAGCCAGCATCGGTGGGTTCTCCATATCGACATGGATGCCTTCTTTGCCTCGTGTGAGCAATTAACCCGCCCGACCCTGCGTGGCCGCCCGGTATTAGTGGGCGGAGTGTCCGGTCGTGGCGTCGTCGCCGGAGCCTCCTATGAAGCCCGCGTGTTCGGTGTCCATTCTGCGATGCCCATGATGCGTGCCCGTCGCTTAGTCGGGTACGCCGGGATCACCGTGAGGCCGCGTTTTGATGTCTATAAAACCGCGTCTCGACGGGTCATGGAGATTCTTCGTGAAGAAGCCGGGCTGATTGAGCAGCTCAGCGTGGACGAAGCCTTCATGGAGCCGGACGAACTCAGTGGCGCCACTCCCGATGGAGTGCGCAAATGGGCTGGACATCTAAGGAAGCGCATTAGGGAGGAAACCGGGCTGCCGTCGTCGGTGGGAGCCGGAGCTGGGAAACAATTCGCCAAGATAGGGTCGGGTTTGGCCAAGCCCGATGGAACCTTTGTCATTCCGGTGCAGGACCAGCACGCTATTCTCGATCCGCTGCCGGTGCGAAAGCTGTGGGGAATTGGCCCGGTAGCGGAAGCTAAATTGGCCGACATTGGGGTGAGGACGATCGAGCAATTCGCCCGTATGTCCAGAACCGATGTGGAAATGGCGTTGGGGAAGACGAATGGGCCAGCCTTGTGGCTGCTTGCTCAGGGGCATGATCCACGCCCTGTTGCGCCGCGGGCGGAAGCGAAGCAAGTGTCGTCGGAATCGACGTTCAGCGACGACGTCACCACCTTGGATGGGGTGGACGAAGGCATACGTGCGGCCTTGACGAAGGCTCACCGTCGCCTCATGAATGATGGTCGTGGGGCGCGCACGGTGACGGTGAAGCTCAAGCGTGCTGATTTCGAGCGGCACACGCGGTCAGAAACACTTCCTTTTTCGACGACGGATTGGGACGTGCTGTACCGCGTTGCCAGCCGCCTCGCGGCCGATCCTGCTGTTTTTGGTGCTGTTCGCCTGGTTGGAGTGTCTCTCTCAGGGCTGGAATCTGCTCGCCAGGAAGCATTGTTTCCGGATCTCGATCCGTCACAAGGGGCGGACTACCGAGCCCTTACGGAGGCTGATAGTGATTTCGAGGCGGGAGTTGTGTCAGCGGCGAATACTCCGACGGCGTCCGTCGATAGTGACGAACTTGCGAACGCTTCGACGGAAGCGGATGCGGAGCAACCTGAGTTCGATGGTGCTCCGACGGATGCGTCCCACACGGAAACATCTGTGTGGCCTGCGACGATCGATGTTTACCATCCTAAGTACGGCCACGGGTGGGTACAAGGTTCGGGACACGGCGTGGTGAGTGTTCGGTTCGAAACGCGCACGACGGGGAAAGGGCTAGTACGAAGCTTTCCGGTCGATACGCCGGAGCTCATTCCTGCAGATCCCATCGATAGCCTTGAGTGGGGCGACTGGCTAGGGCTAGTTCACGGTGAATGA
- a CDS encoding asparaginase: MTFSATKPDDATASQQETSAQPSATPPRIVVLGTGGTISCTHDSSGALVPTLSTQQLVDPVVQRFEGNVIVEARDISQLDSSSITFDDYDTINAAIKEVLSDPEVTGVVVTHGTDSMEESAIAADIVHNDSRPVIFTGAQRPADHPEADGPGNLFESIVIATDNSARDIGVLIVFGHAVIPARGAVKWHTSDPLAFATNAPDEPPRPRPLPKVTFAGHRVDIIPAYPGADATLLNAAIDAGTEGLVIEGMGAGNVGDALATAITSALKQGIPIVMASRVPRGNVNPLYGGDGGGLTLSRQGVIGAGCVHAGQARIILAAAIDAEVHPQTLFDV; encoded by the coding sequence ATGACATTTTCAGCGACCAAACCAGACGATGCCACCGCGTCACAGCAGGAGACCTCCGCTCAGCCCTCTGCCACGCCCCCGCGCATCGTTGTCCTCGGCACCGGGGGCACAATTTCCTGCACCCATGACTCGTCCGGGGCACTAGTGCCAACCTTGTCGACACAACAACTCGTTGATCCGGTAGTTCAACGCTTTGAGGGCAACGTCATCGTCGAAGCGCGCGATATATCGCAGCTCGACAGCTCCTCAATCACATTCGACGATTACGACACCATCAACGCGGCTATTAAAGAGGTCCTCAGCGATCCTGAGGTCACCGGTGTCGTCGTCACGCACGGAACCGACTCGATGGAGGAATCAGCCATCGCGGCTGACATTGTCCATAATGATTCCCGTCCGGTCATCTTCACTGGTGCACAACGGCCCGCCGACCACCCGGAGGCCGACGGGCCCGGAAACTTGTTCGAGTCAATTGTCATCGCAACAGATAATTCTGCTCGCGACATTGGAGTGCTGATCGTCTTCGGACATGCGGTCATTCCCGCACGTGGAGCGGTGAAATGGCACACATCCGATCCGCTTGCTTTTGCGACCAACGCACCCGATGAACCACCGCGGCCGCGCCCGTTGCCCAAGGTCACATTCGCAGGGCATCGCGTCGACATCATCCCGGCATACCCTGGAGCCGACGCCACCCTGTTGAACGCGGCTATCGACGCCGGCACCGAGGGACTCGTTATCGAGGGCATGGGCGCGGGAAATGTCGGCGACGCCTTAGCGACGGCGATCACGTCCGCGCTGAAACAAGGAATTCCCATCGTGATGGCAAGCCGCGTCCCGCGAGGAAACGTCAATCCCCTATACGGTGGCGACGGAGGTGGACTGACTCTCTCTCGGCAGGGCGTTATCGGTGCCGGGTGCGTTCATGCTGGCCAGGCGCGAATTATCCTTGCTGCGGCCATTGACGCTGAGGTTCATCCGCAAACGCTATTTGACGTGTGA
- a CDS encoding DUF6263 family protein gives MNVMLRRIAAAGSAILLLFATGCGSDSNDAKKQNSATVNLEATVVTVTNPGEQPQSKLTYDLSDSDQHGTMDVTQGFGQETNADKVPDVTSTTMTLPYTAKRDTITLGKPTGSNDKLNSDIATAQGFTLKTNNSPSGIKSEATFTAPEKATETARASIERALTQYLSTPVVFPTDPVGIGAQWDVRIKVNEPSPAVKTITYTLKNHEGNTVELEASVQQRPSTTSLSLSEAPDVPSDTKGSLDVKDSSTSTHVDTVTVDLTKPIPVKGSIDTTTITTYAGDSSGQSDDKSPAPEKNSTAGGTSIIQKNQRAMTWK, from the coding sequence GTGAATGTCATGCTCCGTCGAATCGCTGCCGCTGGAAGTGCCATACTCCTCTTATTCGCGACAGGTTGTGGCTCAGATAGTAACGACGCTAAAAAACAGAATTCCGCCACCGTGAACCTGGAGGCGACCGTCGTTACTGTGACAAACCCGGGGGAACAACCGCAGTCGAAGCTCACATATGACCTCAGTGACTCTGACCAGCACGGAACGATGGACGTGACACAAGGGTTCGGGCAGGAAACCAATGCCGACAAGGTGCCGGACGTGACGTCCACGACAATGACGCTGCCCTACACCGCGAAACGCGACACCATCACACTCGGAAAACCGACTGGGTCTAACGACAAGCTCAATTCCGATATTGCGACCGCCCAAGGGTTCACACTGAAGACGAATAATTCCCCCAGCGGCATTAAGTCTGAAGCAACCTTCACTGCCCCTGAGAAGGCGACGGAAACTGCGCGTGCCTCCATTGAACGTGCGCTCACGCAATACCTCTCTACCCCCGTCGTGTTCCCCACTGATCCGGTGGGCATCGGGGCTCAATGGGACGTCCGGATTAAAGTAAACGAACCTTCACCTGCAGTGAAGACGATTACCTACACCCTGAAGAATCACGAGGGTAATACCGTCGAACTCGAGGCCAGCGTTCAACAACGCCCTAGCACCACGTCCCTCTCCCTCTCGGAAGCGCCTGATGTGCCGTCCGATACTAAGGGCTCGCTGGATGTCAAAGACTCGTCGACCAGCACCCACGTCGACACAGTCACTGTTGACCTGACGAAGCCGATCCCGGTCAAGGGCTCCATCGACACCACGACGATCACGACCTATGCCGGCGACTCCAGCGGACAGTCTGACGACAAGTCGCCCGCCCCCGAGAAAAACTCAACGGCGGGCGGGACGTCGATTATTCAAAAGAATCAGCGCGCGATGACGTGGAAGTAG
- the lspA gene encoding signal peptidase II, with the protein MVCVNRWIVLGIVTAVAIVDQLVKSLLVAVLTPGHAYTIIPGFRLYLIRNSGAAFSMGSSATIVFTVIQVLAVIAVLVWAPRMKARWETLAFGLIGGGALGNLLDRLFRSPGFGVGHVVDFISVGRFAIFNLADSAITIGVVLYIAGVLFGGRQREAR; encoded by the coding sequence ATGGTCTGCGTGAATCGATGGATTGTCCTGGGCATCGTGACGGCGGTGGCGATTGTTGATCAACTGGTGAAATCGCTCCTTGTGGCGGTTCTTACACCCGGACACGCGTATACGATCATTCCGGGTTTTCGTCTGTACCTCATCCGTAATTCGGGGGCAGCCTTTAGTATGGGCAGCAGTGCAACGATCGTGTTCACCGTGATCCAGGTCCTCGCCGTCATCGCCGTTCTGGTGTGGGCCCCACGCATGAAGGCGAGGTGGGAAACGCTAGCTTTCGGTCTGATTGGTGGCGGTGCGCTGGGTAATCTTCTGGATCGCCTGTTTCGGAGTCCTGGTTTTGGCGTCGGGCACGTGGTGGACTTCATTTCGGTGGGTCGTTTCGCAATTTTCAATCTGGCAGATTCGGCGATCACCATTGGTGTGGTGCTTTATATTGCTGGGGTTCTCTTCGGTGGTAGACAGAGAGAAGCGCGATAA
- a CDS encoding RluA family pseudouridine synthase produces MRDSRRMPVPVGLDGLRVDSGLSKLLGLSRTVVADLASSGDILIDGVPASKSDRLTTDSWLDVTLPESRSIADEPAREVEGMDILYSDSDVIVVDKPVGVAAHPTMGWDGPTVTSGLRAAGFRVSTSGPPERQGIVQRLDVGTSGVMIVAASERAYSLLKQAFRDRTVDKTYHALVQGHPDPTVGTIDAPIARHPGAGWKFAVRSDGKRAVTHYSTMEAFREATLVSVHLETGRTHQIRVHFSALHHPCCGDPMYGSDPKLTEHLGLSRQWLHAVSLGFTHPDGHYMVVESPYPADLDHALTTLRRDNGMLDG; encoded by the coding sequence ATGCGTGATTCTCGGCGCATGCCTGTTCCCGTGGGGCTCGACGGTCTCCGCGTCGATTCGGGCTTGTCAAAGTTACTCGGCCTATCTCGCACGGTTGTTGCCGATCTCGCATCATCGGGAGACATTCTTATCGACGGTGTTCCGGCGTCGAAGTCCGATCGCTTGACGACGGATTCGTGGTTGGATGTCACTCTGCCGGAGTCGCGATCGATCGCGGATGAGCCTGCCCGTGAGGTTGAGGGCATGGATATTCTGTACAGCGATAGCGACGTCATCGTCGTCGATAAGCCGGTGGGGGTGGCTGCTCATCCGACGATGGGGTGGGATGGCCCCACTGTGACCTCGGGTTTACGTGCCGCTGGATTTCGCGTGTCGACGTCGGGGCCGCCGGAGCGGCAAGGCATTGTCCAGCGCCTCGATGTGGGTACGTCCGGGGTGATGATTGTTGCGGCGTCGGAGCGGGCATATTCGCTGCTCAAGCAGGCGTTTCGGGATCGCACCGTCGATAAGACGTACCATGCCCTGGTCCAAGGACATCCGGATCCGACGGTGGGCACGATTGACGCACCTATCGCTCGGCACCCAGGTGCAGGGTGGAAGTTCGCTGTCCGTTCGGATGGCAAACGAGCGGTGACGCATTATTCGACTATGGAAGCTTTTCGGGAAGCGACGTTGGTGTCGGTTCATCTCGAAACGGGGCGGACGCATCAGATCCGCGTCCACTTTTCTGCGCTGCATCACCCGTGTTGTGGTGATCCGATGTATGGGTCTGATCCGAAGTTGACGGAGCATTTGGGCCTGTCGCGGCAGTGGCTCCATGCGGTTTCCTTAGGTTTTACCCATCCTGATGGCCATTACATGGTGGTAGAATCCCCGTATCCTGCGGATTTGGATCACGCTTTAACCACGCTCCGGCGTGATAACGGGATGCTTGATGGATAG
- the rarD gene encoding EamA family transporter RarD — MLWAWACYVLWGLFPAFFPLLKPASPLEILAHRFVWTLVFMLAIVLFSGQFKKLLRIPWRVWATVFAAAVLIAVNWGTYIVAVNSDHVADAALGYFINPLVSVLLGVFFLAERLRPLQWLSVGIAVVAVAVLTVDLGHPPVISLALAFSFGFYGLLKKRVPLTPMISLTCETLCIAPVAIVYLLILGQRHEGTFTTEGIGHTLLLMTAGIVTAVPLLLFGYAAQQISLTSLGMLQYLTPVLQMLWAVFVTQESFSLGRWLGFIIIWISVGFFVTDLALISRKRAHRVRAASS; from the coding sequence GTGTTATGGGCCTGGGCATGTTACGTGTTGTGGGGATTGTTCCCCGCGTTCTTTCCTCTTCTCAAACCGGCGTCGCCTCTGGAAATCTTGGCGCACCGATTTGTATGGACCCTCGTTTTCATGCTCGCCATCGTGCTGTTCAGCGGACAGTTCAAGAAACTACTAAGGATTCCTTGGCGAGTATGGGCGACGGTGTTCGCTGCCGCTGTACTCATCGCAGTGAACTGGGGAACCTACATTGTGGCGGTCAATTCGGACCACGTCGCCGATGCCGCGCTGGGCTATTTCATCAACCCTCTAGTCAGCGTTCTTCTCGGGGTATTTTTCTTGGCGGAACGGCTCCGCCCGCTGCAGTGGCTATCCGTCGGAATTGCCGTGGTAGCAGTCGCCGTTCTCACCGTGGACCTGGGACATCCTCCCGTTATCTCCTTGGCCCTCGCGTTCAGTTTTGGCTTCTATGGCTTGCTGAAAAAACGAGTTCCCCTGACCCCAATGATTTCTCTGACGTGTGAAACGTTATGTATCGCGCCAGTCGCGATTGTGTATTTGCTCATTCTGGGGCAGCGACACGAAGGAACATTCACCACAGAGGGAATCGGCCACACCTTATTACTGATGACAGCCGGGATCGTCACAGCCGTGCCCTTGCTGCTCTTTGGGTACGCGGCCCAGCAGATTTCACTAACATCCTTGGGAATGTTGCAGTATCTCACTCCCGTTTTGCAGATGCTGTGGGCCGTTTTCGTGACACAGGAATCGTTCAGCCTTGGCCGGTGGCTCGGTTTCATCATTATTTGGATTAGCGTTGGCTTCTTCGTCACAGACTTGGCCTTGATATCACGAAAACGGGCACATCGCGTGCGTGCCGCGTCGTCGTAG
- a CDS encoding alanine racemase, whose amino-acid sequence MNSPKSTPSPSQSNSEASTRLSDAFTAAKRRLNSAFSAADDATERARKSGGVIVETMKDGLRPSAPQSSVYHHNYGVPQKVREAVARYSAPLTVLDLDAFRANAKDMVTRSNGTPIRVSSKSLRMKNAIKEALAQPGFSGVQAYSLQEAIWLVKDGVSDDVLVGTPSTDKDALHEIANDEHLARAITLTADSPEHLNFLDSVTDPENRHELRICLDIDAALVIGRGMYIPGLSSGEATKLWTTQPSDKDFSIRIGALRSPIHGIRDAQSFVKEIWGRKNMKVVGILAFESQISDEGDAGTGVRPTMRRIMQSLSRGEIASRRQEIVNGVDFALMSAGLDQLEFVNGGGTGSLESTGTESAVTEIAAGSGLIGPGLLDHFRSFQPHPACWFVLPVIRRPGKGIIVVAGGGRVASGTPSHDKLPVIDFPTELEFAPREGAGEVQTALIGPASDGLAIGDKVWLRHAKAGEAMEWTNSVLVVSGGEVVDTWTTYRGEGFAF is encoded by the coding sequence ATGAACTCCCCGAAATCAACACCGTCCCCGTCGCAATCGAATAGTGAGGCTTCGACGCGATTGTCCGACGCGTTCACCGCAGCAAAGCGTCGGTTAAACTCTGCATTCTCTGCAGCAGACGATGCCACGGAGCGTGCGAGGAAAAGCGGCGGAGTCATCGTCGAGACGATGAAAGATGGTTTACGCCCCAGTGCTCCACAAAGCAGTGTCTATCACCATAACTATGGTGTTCCTCAAAAGGTGCGCGAGGCCGTTGCACGATACAGTGCTCCGCTCACGGTGTTGGATTTGGATGCTTTCCGTGCCAATGCCAAGGACATGGTGACGCGATCCAATGGCACACCGATACGTGTGAGCAGCAAATCTCTCAGGATGAAGAACGCGATCAAGGAAGCCCTTGCTCAACCGGGGTTTTCGGGTGTGCAGGCTTATTCTCTCCAGGAAGCTATTTGGCTGGTAAAAGACGGGGTATCAGACGACGTGTTGGTTGGTACCCCTTCCACGGATAAAGATGCCCTGCACGAGATTGCTAACGACGAACATCTTGCACGGGCCATCACACTAACTGCAGATTCGCCCGAGCACCTCAATTTTCTCGATTCGGTGACCGATCCCGAGAATCGCCATGAGCTCCGCATCTGTTTGGATATCGATGCTGCCCTCGTGATTGGGCGCGGAATGTACATTCCCGGGCTGTCTTCGGGAGAAGCGACAAAACTGTGGACAACGCAGCCGAGTGACAAGGATTTTTCGATCCGAATTGGAGCACTCCGCTCCCCAATTCATGGAATCCGCGACGCGCAATCCTTCGTCAAAGAAATCTGGGGGCGGAAGAACATGAAGGTCGTCGGCATCCTTGCCTTCGAGAGCCAAATTTCCGACGAAGGCGACGCGGGAACTGGTGTCCGGCCGACGATGCGACGAATTATGCAGTCGCTGTCCCGCGGTGAAATTGCTAGCCGACGACAAGAAATTGTCAACGGCGTCGATTTCGCCCTGATGTCCGCGGGCCTTGATCAGTTAGAGTTCGTCAACGGTGGCGGCACCGGATCATTGGAGTCGACGGGAACGGAAAGCGCTGTGACGGAAATTGCCGCAGGTTCTGGACTCATCGGCCCTGGTTTACTCGATCATTTTCGCAGTTTCCAACCCCACCCGGCCTGCTGGTTCGTATTACCCGTTATCCGACGCCCCGGCAAAGGAATCATCGTCGTGGCTGGTGGAGGACGTGTCGCGTCGGGAACCCCTAGCCACGACAAACTTCCTGTCATCGATTTCCCCACAGAACTGGAATTCGCTCCGCGAGAAGGTGCCGGAGAAGTCCAAACCGCACTGATCGGCCCCGCCAGCGATGGCTTGGCCATTGGCGACAAAGTGTGGCTCCGACATGCCAAAGCCGGAGAGGCGATGGAATGGACGAACTCGGTTCTGGTGGTATCCGGTGGCGAAGTCGTCGATACATGGACGACGTATCGCGGTGAAGGTTTCGCCTTTTAA